In Bosea vestrisii, the following are encoded in one genomic region:
- a CDS encoding acyl-CoA dehydrogenase family protein: MARLSPASKLTPKSLNQASLSHAVFPDRGGRAHPRGARKLATERLAPLAERLDRGEGRPEFLTNLKLLAENGFMALNIQAGFGGTEAGTVAFALTLEELAAACASTAVTTSVTNMVGEVIQAVGSSRQQADHLPRLADGTYPAGAFCLTEAGAGSDPAGMKLRARRDGDAYVLDGEKIFITSGEYAGLFVVWGVTNPDVPKGKGISVFLVPADTPGVSVGKAEKKMGQTGSATNTIHFDGARVPAANLMGKENDGFRVAVGELAGGRIGVAAVSLGIARAAMDAAKSYARERKQFGQALTEFQGLQWLIADREVDLHASRLLILDAAAKKDRGEPFAREASMAKLFASEAAHRCTDAAIQIHGGAGYCRDFPVERYARDARITRIYEGTSEIQRLIIARETLRQLG; encoded by the coding sequence TTGGCTCGCCTCTCGCCAGCTTCTAAGCTGACGCCCAAGAGCCTCAACCAAGCGAGCCTGTCCCATGCAGTTTTCCCTGACCGAGGAGGAAGAGCTCATCCGCGAGGCGCGCGCAAGCTCGCTACCGAACGGCTGGCTCCTCTGGCCGAGCGGCTCGACCGCGGCGAGGGACGGCCGGAGTTCCTCACCAATCTGAAGCTGCTCGCCGAAAACGGCTTCATGGCGCTCAACATCCAGGCCGGCTTCGGCGGCACGGAGGCCGGCACCGTCGCCTTCGCGCTGACGCTCGAGGAGCTGGCGGCCGCCTGCGCCTCGACCGCCGTGACCACCTCGGTCACCAACATGGTCGGCGAGGTCATCCAGGCGGTCGGCTCGTCGCGGCAGCAGGCGGATCATCTGCCCAGGCTTGCCGACGGCACCTATCCGGCCGGCGCCTTCTGCCTGACCGAGGCTGGGGCGGGCTCCGATCCCGCCGGCATGAAGCTGCGCGCCCGACGTGACGGCGATGCCTACGTTCTCGACGGCGAGAAGATCTTCATCACCTCGGGCGAGTACGCCGGGCTTTTCGTGGTCTGGGGCGTGACCAATCCCGATGTACCCAAGGGCAAGGGCATCTCGGTCTTCCTCGTGCCGGCGGACACGCCGGGCGTCAGCGTCGGCAAGGCCGAGAAGAAGATGGGCCAGACCGGCTCGGCCACCAACACCATCCATTTCGATGGCGCGCGCGTCCCTGCCGCCAATCTGATGGGCAAGGAGAATGACGGCTTCCGGGTCGCGGTCGGCGAGCTCGCCGGCGGTCGCATCGGCGTCGCTGCGGTCTCGCTCGGCATTGCCCGCGCCGCGATGGACGCCGCCAAGTCCTATGCCCGCGAGCGTAAGCAGTTCGGCCAGGCGCTCACCGAATTCCAGGGCCTGCAGTGGCTGATCGCCGATCGCGAGGTCGACCTGCATGCATCGCGCCTGCTGATCCTCGATGCCGCGGCGAAGAAAGACCGCGGCGAGCCCTTCGCGAGGGAAGCCTCGATGGCAAAGCTCTTTGCCTCGGAAGCGGCCCATCGCTGCACCGACGCGGCGATCCAGATTCATGGCGGCGCCGGCTATTGCCGCGACTTCCCGGTCGAGCGCTATGCGCGCGACGCGCGCATCACCCGGATCTATGAGGGCACCTCCGAGATCCAGCGCCTGATCATCGCCCGCGAGACCTTGCGCCAGCTCGGCTGA
- the mgtE gene encoding magnesium transporter, translating into MNAAITEVLPTIDLPAGILAATLARTHVADIVETLNEHAPAYAAEVLLNLPGGRAVDVLDQPELNEPGAILKALPLDRAVSLIQGMSSDRIADIFRNDLSEPERHRFVARLDRETKAALASLLAYPEHSAGAIMTTEFVSVPADWTVAQTLEHVRTVERTRETVYAIYVLDPATGTLQQAVALRRLISGESDALVGSAAARRDPISVSPLTDREDVARLIAKYNLLAVPVVDESRLILGIVTVDDVIDAMVDETTEDVQKLGGMEALGEPYNQIGFFKMIRKRAGWLSILLVGEMLTASVLQHYEGALEKAIVLTLFIPLIMSSGGNSGSQATSLIIRALALRELNLRDWWRVALREVPTGLTLGAILGAIGFVRVVAWQKLGFYDYGEHWPLVAATVGAALLGIVTFGSLTGSMLPFIMTRLGFDPASASAPFVATLVDVSGLAIYFSIALMILSGTLL; encoded by the coding sequence ATGAACGCCGCTATCACCGAAGTCCTGCCCACCATCGATCTCCCGGCCGGAATCCTGGCCGCAACGCTGGCGCGCACCCACGTCGCCGACATCGTCGAGACGCTCAACGAGCACGCGCCGGCCTATGCCGCGGAAGTCCTGCTCAATCTCCCGGGCGGACGGGCGGTCGATGTGCTCGACCAGCCCGAACTCAACGAGCCCGGCGCTATCCTGAAGGCGCTGCCGCTCGACCGTGCCGTCAGCCTCATCCAGGGCATGTCGTCCGACCGGATCGCCGACATCTTCCGCAACGACCTCTCCGAGCCGGAGCGGCATCGCTTCGTGGCGCGGCTCGACCGTGAAACCAAGGCCGCGCTCGCCTCGCTGCTCGCCTATCCCGAGCACAGCGCCGGCGCGATCATGACCACGGAGTTCGTCAGCGTACCCGCCGACTGGACGGTCGCGCAAACGCTCGAGCACGTGCGCACCGTCGAGCGCACCCGTGAAACCGTCTACGCGATCTATGTCCTCGATCCCGCGACGGGCACGTTGCAGCAGGCTGTCGCGCTGCGTCGCCTGATCTCCGGCGAGTCCGACGCTCTCGTCGGCTCGGCGGCAGCCCGGCGCGATCCGATCAGCGTCTCGCCCCTGACCGACCGCGAGGATGTGGCGCGGCTGATCGCCAAGTACAATCTGCTGGCGGTGCCGGTGGTCGACGAAAGCCGGCTTATCCTCGGCATCGTCACCGTCGACGACGTCATCGACGCGATGGTCGACGAGACCACCGAGGACGTCCAGAAGCTCGGCGGCATGGAGGCGCTGGGCGAGCCCTACAACCAGATCGGCTTCTTCAAGATGATCAGGAAGCGGGCCGGTTGGCTCAGCATCCTGCTCGTCGGCGAGATGCTGACCGCGTCCGTCCTGCAACATTACGAGGGCGCACTCGAGAAGGCGATCGTGCTCACTTTGTTCATTCCGCTGATCATGAGCTCGGGCGGCAACTCCGGCTCGCAGGCGACCTCGCTGATCATCCGCGCTCTTGCGCTGCGCGAGCTCAACCTGCGTGACTGGTGGCGCGTGGCATTGCGCGAAGTCCCGACCGGACTGACGCTCGGCGCCATCCTCGGAGCGATCGGCTTCGTCCGCGTCGTGGCCTGGCAGAAGCTCGGCTTCTACGACTATGGCGAGCATTGGCCGCTGGTAGCGGCGACGGTCGGCGCGGCCCTGCTCGGCATCGTCACCTTCGGCTCGCTGACCGGCTCGATGCTGCCCTTCATCATGACGCGGCTCGGCTTCGATCCAGCCAGCGCCTCGGCACCCTTCGTCGCGACGCTGGTCGATGTCTCCGGCTTGGCGATCTATTTCAGCATTGCCCTGATGATCCTGAGCGGCACGTTGCTCTAG